In Paenibacillus sp. BIC5C1, a genomic segment contains:
- a CDS encoding DUF4062 domain-containing protein, translating to MRKKLQIYISSTYYDLIEERHTAVEAVLQAGHIPAGIEQFFKESPMKIRKRWIDESDVYVLILGGFYGLTLPEDNSKSYTHWEYEYAGEAGKPRFAFVVTDEALRQKPYDFAAIEYYQEFQEFKQTVMEQIPIYYVEDVRHIKMVLRNQLPGYAARDDLHGWVSGKDVPDVQKLLEENARLKAELEKKK from the coding sequence ATGAGAAAAAAACTACAAATTTACATATCGTCTACTTACTACGATCTTATTGAAGAAAGACATACCGCTGTTGAAGCCGTACTTCAAGCTGGTCATATCCCTGCGGGAATCGAGCAATTTTTCAAGGAGAGTCCAATGAAAATTAGGAAGAGATGGATCGACGAGTCCGATGTATATGTCCTGATTCTCGGAGGATTTTATGGTTTAACACTTCCTGAAGATAATTCCAAGAGCTATACCCATTGGGAGTATGAGTATGCCGGAGAAGCGGGCAAACCTAGATTTGCTTTTGTTGTCACAGATGAAGCATTAAGACAAAAGCCATATGACTTCGCAGCAATTGAATACTATCAGGAGTTTCAAGAGTTTAAGCAAACAGTCATGGAACAAATCCCTATCTATTATGTTGAAGATGTACGGCACATTAAAATGGTACTCCGTAATCAATTGCCGGGGTATGCAGCAAGAGACGATTTGCATGGTTGGGTTTCTGGAAAGGATGTCCCAGACGTCCAAAAGCTGTTGGAAGAGAATGCACGATTAAAGGCGGAGTTGGAGAAAAAGAAATGA
- a CDS encoding HEAT repeat domain-containing protein: MTNNHDIGAVNELPENFEELKRASKGTANWRERLNAVNELGNWDTAPTIKLLQNVLTNDQVFQVREAAYLKLKQLDEDVQMPAKNKGELFKGLNKILLRIKKSLPADHSFEQFKEKLQKTRLDIYDTYEGDKDAEFDSWLHGIWESLGRK, from the coding sequence TTGACGAACAACCATGATATTGGAGCAGTTAACGAACTACCGGAAAACTTTGAAGAGCTCAAACGGGCGAGCAAAGGGACAGCAAACTGGAGAGAAAGACTTAATGCGGTGAATGAATTGGGGAACTGGGATACAGCCCCTACCATTAAATTGCTGCAAAATGTTTTGACAAATGACCAAGTGTTCCAAGTGCGCGAAGCCGCATATCTCAAGCTCAAGCAGTTGGATGAAGATGTACAAATGCCTGCTAAAAATAAGGGCGAGCTGTTTAAGGGCCTTAACAAAATTTTGCTACGGATTAAAAAAAGCCTTCCTGCAGATCACTCATTTGAGCAATTTAAGGAAAAACTGCAAAAGACACGTCTGGATATTTATGATACTTACGAGGGCGACAAAGATGCTGAGTTCGACTCTTGGCTCCATGGAATTTGGGAGTCACTAGGTAGAAAATAG
- a CDS encoding polysaccharide deacetylase family protein, with protein METYITQVMELLSLGKTSDGVNQITVAVSQEDRQAIYEINIDEFTYLGLEMLKPLNGDRIRLSPYSKWDPYRNTFYSSIIRTTEVSRDVQYFACSEAYINEIKRIRNLPPVSVEDRVEEPAQQWTQLLRQFSAHMPKILILSLVTIGLLIVLSITSKGNDDSANTFSGSVGVAMAGEKDDDFEAPMVLTAISEPYKTETSVTAARTNPIVLSHVSDQPDSNHESFEVIDIDKEESFFGLPKEYVALTFDDGPSTLTKQFVDILTEQKVAATFLFVGQKVERNRDAVIYASEHGMAIGNHSWDHSLLPKDTPQNQSESLSKTNSVLESLTHKTVTLFRPPYGAVNNKLVSEVKKLNMKTLLWNRDPEDWNAKKPEDIIRYFHQVEAAGGVYVLHENKNTLEALPAILKHLKEKNLKFVIFK; from the coding sequence ATGGAGACATACATTACGCAGGTAATGGAGCTGTTATCGCTTGGGAAGACCTCGGATGGTGTAAATCAAATCACGGTCGCAGTGTCCCAAGAGGATAGGCAGGCTATATACGAAATTAATATTGACGAGTTTACATATCTTGGGCTTGAAATGTTGAAGCCACTAAATGGAGACAGGATCAGACTCTCTCCCTATTCCAAGTGGGATCCATACCGGAATACCTTTTATAGTTCCATAATCAGAACCACAGAAGTTTCCCGGGATGTGCAGTATTTTGCATGCAGCGAAGCATACATAAATGAAATTAAGCGGATCAGGAACCTTCCGCCCGTTTCAGTGGAGGACAGAGTAGAGGAACCCGCTCAGCAATGGACACAACTCCTGCGGCAATTCTCTGCACACATGCCCAAAATTTTGATTCTGTCCCTTGTAACTATCGGCTTGCTGATTGTTCTATCTATCACTTCGAAGGGGAATGACGATTCTGCAAATACGTTTAGCGGATCAGTCGGGGTGGCGATGGCTGGGGAAAAAGACGATGATTTTGAAGCGCCGATGGTGCTTACAGCTATAAGTGAACCATACAAGACGGAAACTTCAGTTACGGCTGCCAGAACAAATCCTATCGTCCTATCACACGTATCCGATCAGCCTGACAGTAATCACGAATCCTTTGAAGTCATCGATATTGATAAAGAGGAGTCTTTCTTTGGTTTACCGAAGGAATATGTTGCTTTAACCTTTGATGATGGACCTTCCACGCTTACGAAGCAGTTTGTGGACATTCTGACAGAACAGAAGGTAGCGGCAACATTCCTGTTTGTAGGGCAGAAGGTGGAACGCAATCGAGATGCTGTTATCTATGCGAGTGAACATGGAATGGCGATTGGGAATCATTCCTGGGATCACAGTTTGCTTCCGAAGGACACCCCACAGAATCAGAGCGAGAGCTTGTCGAAGACAAACAGCGTTCTGGAATCATTGACGCATAAAACGGTTACTTTGTTCCGTCCACCATACGGTGCGGTTAACAACAAACTTGTCTCCGAGGTTAAGAAGTTGAATATGAAGACCCTTCTGTGGAATCGAGATCCAGAGGACTGGAATGCGAAGAAGCCAGAGGATATTATTCGATACTTTCATCAGGTCGAAGCTGCTGGCGGAGTATATGTGCTGCATGAGAACAAAAACACATTAGAAGCACTTCCGGCTATTCTTAAACACTTAAAAGAAAAGAATTTAAAATTCGTCATCTTCAAATAA
- a CDS encoding CxxH/CxxC protein, translating into MYVVCKEHVDIAIDMFVDEYEDAPDIVDLKETEFADWDPPAKCAECEQKAEYLVV; encoded by the coding sequence ATGTACGTTGTATGCAAAGAACACGTGGACATCGCCATCGACATGTTTGTTGATGAGTATGAGGACGCTCCGGATATCGTTGATCTGAAGGAGACGGAATTTGCCGATTGGGACCCGCCTGCGAAGTGCGCCGAGTGCGAACAAAAGGCCGAGTATCTGGTCGTCTAG
- a CDS encoding MBL fold metallo-hydrolase has translation MGIYFTVLSSGSTGNATVIQHGGTSLMIDAGLSAKRLEALFLEREISGTELDGILVTHEHSDHIKGLGAMSRKYNLPIYANTNTWAALEKSVGAIPEENRRVFETGEKHDFGSLRVESFGISHDAAEPVGYTFDDGSEKLSVATDLGYMSDKVRDAISDSDVLVLEANHDVELLRMGRYPWNTKRRILSDIGHLSNEAAGAALSELMNGRIKRTYLAHLSRDHNMMDLAKMTVRDAMESRGCFYRDHEFKLCDTYYDRPTPWDRVGEP, from the coding sequence ATGGGGATATATTTTACCGTGTTATCCAGCGGTTCGACAGGGAATGCCACGGTTATACAGCATGGGGGCACATCCCTCATGATTGATGCAGGTCTCAGCGCGAAGCGGCTGGAGGCATTGTTTCTGGAACGGGAGATTTCGGGAACGGAGCTGGACGGGATTCTGGTTACACATGAACATTCCGATCACATTAAAGGACTAGGCGCGATGTCTCGGAAATATAATTTACCAATCTATGCAAACACGAATACGTGGGCCGCACTGGAGAAGTCCGTGGGGGCGATTCCAGAGGAAAACCGGAGGGTGTTTGAGACGGGTGAAAAGCATGATTTTGGCTCCCTGCGCGTGGAATCTTTCGGCATCTCCCATGATGCAGCGGAACCGGTAGGTTACACGTTCGACGATGGCAGTGAGAAGTTGTCCGTCGCGACGGATCTCGGATATATGAGCGACAAGGTTCGCGATGCGATCTCGGATTCGGATGTACTTGTGCTGGAGGCGAATCATGATGTCGAATTGCTGCGCATGGGGCGGTATCCATGGAACACCAAGCGCCGCATTCTGAGCGACATTGGGCATTTGTCGAACGAAGCGGCGGGAGCTGCGCTTAGTGAACTGATGAACGGACGCATCAAACGCACGTATCTGGCACATTTGAGCCGGGATCATAATATGATGGACTTGGCGAAAATGACCGTGCGTGATGCGATGGAGAGCCGTGGTTGCTTTTATCGGGATCATGAGTTCAAGCTCTGTGATACGTATTATGATCGGCCTACGCCATGGGATAGGGTGGGTGAGCCATAA
- a CDS encoding 5'-nucleotidase C-terminal domain-containing protein: MYWKKVLGQSTIRVATAALLLTQLLGAAGSVSAAGKDVEVHLIGINDFHGQLDTTSIVSDKKAGTAPILATYLKEAQAKYEHSLLFHNGDSVGASAPVSSLDRDEPTMEWMNMMGFDVGSLGNHEFDQGIAALKAQIFGGLDPKEGKVTHAGAKFDYVNANVIETATGKTLIKPYVIKEVGGVKIGFIGLVTKSTPAKVSPSGTAGVRFLSAEEEVEAVNKYAKELQDQGVETIIVLAHDPATTKEGVTTGEAADLAKALPADSPVDVIVAGDNHALANGEVNGKLIVQAFSYGTAFEDIKLMIDPATGDVTEKSATVTTTFQEGVKEDPETLAIIKKSLDKHPELTKPVGTTDGSVTRTDAYNNEAALGNLIADSMREADFGDKASAADFAFMNPGGIRADLPKGDVTFADLAKIQPFGNTLVKLELTGEQIKTLLQQQWGTNADGTPNTKTLQISGLKYTADFNKPVAERVTSLSLEDGTSIDPAKTYTAVVNNFMAAGGDNYKVLVDAKSSLAGPIDLDVFYQYIVDTYKGADIVAKTEGRITNLAASTEETETPVTTEFISRAEFVSALVDLLKLNEVAAAPAFKDVAANASYADAIAEATHAGFIQGYGGNFNPDRDITREEAATILAKLLKDQASDKNAATIIAGFEDGKSVSTYAVKSMAKLIDKGILSAAEKNLLQPKQGLSTNDAKALIQKAVAAKAS, from the coding sequence ATGTATTGGAAAAAAGTTCTGGGCCAAAGCACAATTCGTGTGGCAACTGCCGCACTATTACTCACCCAACTATTGGGCGCAGCAGGTTCTGTCTCTGCCGCAGGCAAAGATGTAGAAGTACACTTGATTGGTATCAATGACTTCCATGGTCAGTTGGATACCACATCGATCGTTAGTGATAAAAAGGCAGGAACGGCTCCAATTCTAGCAACCTACTTAAAAGAAGCTCAAGCAAAATATGAACATTCCCTACTCTTCCATAATGGAGACTCTGTGGGTGCATCTGCTCCGGTCTCATCTCTCGATCGTGACGAGCCTACCATGGAATGGATGAATATGATGGGCTTTGATGTAGGTTCTCTAGGCAATCATGAATTCGACCAGGGTATCGCTGCCTTGAAGGCACAAATCTTTGGTGGCCTTGATCCAAAAGAAGGCAAAGTAACTCATGCTGGTGCAAAATTTGATTACGTCAATGCAAACGTCATTGAAACTGCCACTGGCAAAACATTGATTAAGCCGTATGTTATTAAAGAAGTAGGCGGAGTTAAAATCGGATTCATCGGATTAGTAACGAAATCCACACCTGCTAAAGTATCTCCATCTGGTACAGCTGGTGTGCGTTTCCTAAGTGCAGAAGAAGAAGTTGAAGCCGTTAATAAATATGCAAAAGAATTACAAGATCAAGGTGTAGAAACGATCATCGTCTTGGCACATGATCCAGCAACAACCAAAGAAGGCGTAACGACTGGAGAAGCGGCTGATTTAGCAAAAGCTTTGCCAGCAGATTCCCCTGTTGACGTTATCGTCGCAGGTGACAATCATGCCTTGGCTAATGGTGAAGTAAATGGGAAATTGATCGTTCAAGCGTTCTCTTATGGTACAGCATTTGAAGATATTAAATTGATGATTGACCCTGCTACTGGGGATGTAACAGAGAAATCAGCTACCGTTACAACGACTTTCCAAGAGGGTGTAAAAGAAGACCCTGAAACGTTGGCTATTATTAAAAAATCATTAGACAAGCATCCTGAGCTGACTAAGCCAGTAGGTACAACGGATGGTTCTGTTACCCGTACAGATGCTTATAATAATGAAGCCGCTCTGGGTAACCTCATTGCAGATTCAATGCGTGAAGCAGACTTTGGGGATAAGGCAAGTGCTGCTGACTTTGCATTTATGAATCCAGGTGGTATTCGTGCGGATCTGCCAAAAGGCGATGTGACCTTTGCTGATCTTGCCAAAATCCAACCGTTTGGCAATACTCTAGTGAAACTGGAGTTGACTGGCGAACAAATTAAAACTTTGTTGCAGCAACAATGGGGTACCAACGCTGATGGTACACCAAACACAAAAACTCTACAGATCTCTGGTTTGAAATATACTGCAGACTTCAACAAGCCAGTTGCAGAACGTGTTACTAGCCTTAGTCTGGAAGATGGCACATCTATTGATCCTGCAAAAACATATACGGCTGTAGTTAACAACTTTATGGCTGCAGGTGGAGATAACTATAAAGTGCTAGTAGATGCTAAATCATCCTTGGCTGGTCCTATCGATCTGGATGTATTCTACCAGTACATTGTAGATACGTATAAAGGCGCTGACATTGTGGCTAAAACGGAAGGACGTATCACGAACCTAGCTGCATCCACAGAGGAAACAGAAACACCTGTAACAACAGAATTTATTTCTCGTGCTGAATTTGTAAGTGCTCTTGTAGACCTGTTGAAACTGAACGAAGTAGCTGCAGCACCTGCATTCAAGGATGTAGCTGCTAACGCTTCATATGCAGATGCAATCGCTGAAGCGACTCATGCTGGATTCATTCAAGGCTACGGTGGTAACTTCAATCCTGATCGTGATATCACTCGTGAAGAAGCGGCTACCATTCTTGCTAAATTGTTGAAAGATCAAGCTTCTGACAAAAATGCAGCTACGATCATTGCAGGTTTTGAAGATGGAAAATCGGTTTCTACTTATGCGGTGAAATCCATGGCAAAACTGATTGACAAAGGTATTCTTAGTGCAGCAGAGAAAAATCTGCTTCAACCTAAACAAGGTCTTTCTACTAACGATGCAAAAGCTTTAATTCAAAAAGCTGTTGCAGCAAAAGCTTCATAA
- the rlmH gene encoding 23S rRNA (pseudouridine(1915)-N(3))-methyltransferase RlmH, with protein sequence MLIQIIGVGKLKEKYLTLGIQEYAKRLAPYIKFQMIEVADEKAPDTLSEAEVRAVKEREGERILAHVKSEAHVVALALDGQLWSSEELAMEIDKLGTYGTSHVVFVIGGSHGLSDEVLRRAKQRLSFGRMTLPHQLMRLVLVEQIYRAVKINRNEPYHK encoded by the coding sequence ATGTTGATTCAGATTATTGGCGTAGGCAAACTGAAGGAAAAATATTTGACGCTGGGCATTCAGGAATATGCCAAGCGACTCGCCCCGTACATCAAGTTTCAGATGATCGAGGTCGCAGACGAAAAAGCGCCCGACACCCTGAGCGAAGCTGAGGTGCGGGCGGTGAAGGAGCGCGAGGGTGAACGCATCCTCGCGCATGTGAAGAGCGAGGCGCATGTCGTTGCGCTCGCATTGGACGGCCAGCTCTGGAGTTCCGAGGAGCTGGCTATGGAGATCGACAAGCTCGGCACGTATGGGACGAGCCATGTCGTGTTTGTCATCGGAGGAAGCCATGGGCTCTCCGATGAGGTATTGCGCCGCGCGAAGCAGCGCTTGAGCTTCGGGCGCATGACCCTGCCGCATCAGCTCATGCGGCTGGTACTGGTGGAGCAGATTTATCGCGCGGTGAAGATCAATCGGAATGAACCGTATCATAAATAG
- a CDS encoding S1C family serine protease: protein MGLFGDDFYSTKVSRRAEPEQKGKLQIIRPGGRGRGRDRWQNPRKSRSGFSSTVKVAVISSVISSIVTVTLFSFIMQPASLPLANAAGNGGGGTQTAQAADPYDRIIQAAAKVRPSVVSIVNHKTGSSLSMEDSALGSGVIFKKEDGKAYIMTNHHVVEGASDLEIVTVDGETHKAKLVGKDRVSDIAVLSVQDDKGIGPAAELGDSSKLQRGQTVLAIGNPLGLGGTLTSGIVSYTDRILPVSINQDGVYDWEQNVIQTDAAINEGNSGGALADLNGKLVGINTMKISDTGVEGLGFAIPMNEVMKTVDSLLLNGKVSRPYLGVYTVDLSNPYAPLDDEQRKDLKLPSHVDSGVVVLEASGPASEAGMKLNDVITEFDGQKITSTLDLRKYLYDKKKIGDTIEITFYRDGNAEKVSVKLTDKPE from the coding sequence ATGGGATTGTTTGGAGACGATTTTTATTCAACCAAAGTATCAAGACGCGCCGAACCTGAACAGAAAGGTAAACTTCAGATCATTCGCCCTGGAGGCAGGGGCAGAGGACGGGACCGCTGGCAGAATCCACGTAAGTCACGCTCGGGCTTTAGCTCCACGGTCAAGGTAGCCGTGATCAGTTCGGTAATCAGCTCCATTGTGACCGTTACGCTGTTCAGCTTTATCATGCAGCCTGCATCATTACCTCTGGCTAACGCTGCAGGGAACGGCGGAGGCGGTACACAGACAGCGCAGGCGGCTGATCCGTACGACCGGATTATCCAGGCAGCGGCGAAGGTTCGCCCTTCTGTGGTGAGTATCGTGAACCATAAAACGGGCAGCAGCCTGTCGATGGAGGATTCCGCGTTGGGATCAGGGGTCATTTTCAAGAAGGAAGATGGCAAAGCCTACATCATGACCAACCATCACGTCGTGGAAGGCGCGAGTGATCTGGAGATTGTAACGGTGGATGGGGAAACGCATAAGGCGAAGCTGGTGGGCAAAGACCGGGTGAGTGACATTGCGGTATTGTCTGTGCAAGATGATAAGGGCATCGGTCCAGCCGCTGAGCTTGGTGATTCCAGCAAACTTCAGCGCGGTCAAACGGTGCTGGCGATCGGTAATCCACTCGGTCTGGGTGGCACACTGACATCCGGTATTGTGAGTTATACAGATCGGATCTTGCCGGTATCCATTAATCAGGATGGTGTGTACGACTGGGAACAAAACGTAATCCAGACGGATGCGGCGATTAACGAAGGCAACAGTGGTGGAGCGTTGGCCGATCTGAACGGCAAATTGGTCGGCATCAACACGATGAAGATCTCGGATACAGGTGTTGAAGGCCTCGGCTTTGCGATTCCGATGAACGAAGTGATGAAGACTGTCGATTCCCTGCTGCTGAATGGCAAAGTATCTCGTCCATATCTGGGTGTGTATACCGTCGATCTGAGCAATCCATACGCCCCACTGGATGACGAGCAGCGTAAAGACCTGAAGCTGCCATCCCACGTGGACAGCGGTGTGGTTGTGCTGGAGGCGTCCGGTCCAGCATCCGAAGCGGGCATGAAGCTGAATGATGTCATTACGGAATTTGATGGGCAAAAAATTACCTCTACGCTGGATCTGCGGAAATATCTGTACGATAAGAAGAAGATCGGCGATACGATTGAAATCACCTTTTACCGGGATGGCAACGCCGAGAAGGTGTCGGTGAAGCTCACGGATAAACCGGAGTAA
- a CDS encoding YndJ family transporter, whose amino-acid sequence MNRFLKQLMKSLLAPAFPGGIITILIFYLDYFQFELVEKFLLFAAFVIVPLVILLMNHDEKNKHQRMVYAAIKWLQFPAALLTLASVMSSKMWGLESTAIPGILSLGWLLFTLLLGIYGLTTIVISKGNAAEIAIGAGLVYFFIGGIWFTLSQYQLNLFQANPATHALSSLHFHFSSAIVPIFIGELGRIMTKKSWYPWVVAIDIIGPILIAIGMIFSKPIEYIGVTLFACNIVIYTAYLLAYLRKNALDNKATFFLGLSCLAFYTVVVLSILYPLLKKVFFLTILDFIPVYGSLHAFGFVFCGLIGWVYTVDFIKRKKIAKENRYVDTSI is encoded by the coding sequence ATGAATCGTTTCTTGAAGCAATTAATGAAATCATTATTAGCACCAGCGTTCCCCGGTGGAATCATAACCATTCTGATATTTTATCTTGATTACTTTCAATTCGAACTTGTTGAAAAGTTTCTACTTTTTGCGGCTTTCGTCATTGTACCTCTTGTGATTTTACTTATGAACCATGACGAAAAGAATAAACATCAACGAATGGTTTATGCTGCTATTAAATGGCTTCAGTTTCCCGCTGCGCTTCTTACCCTAGCCTCGGTAATGAGTAGTAAGATGTGGGGGTTAGAAAGTACGGCAATCCCAGGGATTCTGTCCCTTGGGTGGCTACTGTTCACACTGCTGCTTGGCATCTATGGCTTGACCACTATTGTGATTTCTAAAGGAAACGCAGCGGAAATAGCAATTGGTGCGGGGCTTGTTTATTTTTTTATCGGGGGCATTTGGTTTACCTTATCTCAATATCAATTGAACCTCTTCCAAGCTAATCCTGCAACGCACGCGTTAAGCTCGCTCCACTTTCATTTCTCATCTGCCATCGTTCCAATTTTTATTGGTGAACTTGGACGCATCATGACGAAGAAAAGCTGGTATCCTTGGGTCGTTGCCATCGATATCATCGGACCCATCTTGATTGCTATTGGTATGATTTTCTCCAAGCCAATTGAATACATTGGTGTCACTTTGTTCGCCTGTAATATTGTGATTTACACCGCTTATCTCCTTGCTTACTTGAGGAAAAACGCTTTGGATAATAAGGCGACCTTCTTTTTAGGCCTATCTTGTCTAGCCTTTTACACGGTTGTTGTGCTTTCCATTTTATATCCGCTACTAAAAAAGGTATTTTTCTTAACCATACTTGATTTCATTCCCGTTTACGGATCTCTGCATGCATTTGGTTTTGTTTTCTGTGGACTGATTGGTTGGGTGTATACGGTAGACTTCATTAAAAGAAAAAAGATTGCCAAGGAGAATAGATATGTTGATACATCTATATGA
- a CDS encoding S-layer homology domain-containing protein codes for MENKNKRFESTMSLRKILVFLVILAIALPVTGTASADAPPSLVMTTTTSNITLPSSGTVTLSANVTFTGGTAPTGWIETTLTTPSGLLTAPLYVSGNKSITVSTTLPTTGRIAGTYIWTASFTDDVISDNNTSSNQVQTIVNAAPTTLATGTATTTSATIGSFDTLLRSSVDLTGGYYPTGTITFSLSAPGGATVDTETVTVNGNGTYTTPTGFTLTPSEAVTGTYTWNVTYSGDSNNIASTSSSDCSVTVTPQQADLSITNTVSNATPNVGDTIAFTITATNNGPDSATGVVVTDLLPAGLTFVAATPSQGTYSSIIGTWSIGAVSVASPVSLMLQARVVSLDAQTNTATISHADQTDPDTTNNSASVTVTSTAPTYTVTFDSQGGSPVSNISGVTSGSTIIAPAAPTLSGYTFIGWYKEASYTNAWTYNVDTVTDNLTLFAKWKYNGGGGGGGGGSSSGSSSSGSNGSSSSSSSNPPITSTYYADISGTGLSGTTLPIITNTEAGSAAVDLRALGESMPIEEETIIITIPSIPGVNAFTLGIPVDYLSAPDRKRVLVLNTNTGSITLPAGMLANIRGLEGQKAEITISQGDKSGMPDSVKTAIGERPLIQLTVSIGGKQIEWNNPNAPVMISIPYTPKADELAYPESIVIWYIDGDGKAVSIPNGRYNPVTESVSFAATHFSNYAVSYNLVSFKDVAAGTWYGKAVSFIAAREITTGTSDGNYNPDTNLNRGEFLVMLMKSYGIAADTNPKDNFSDAGSTYYTGYLAAAKRLGISSGAGNNSFTPEKDITRQEMFTLLYNALKVIGKLPQGNTDKTLSDFTDASLIDSWAQEAMTLLVETGSIGGSAGKLTPTGTTTRAEMAQVLYNLLAK; via the coding sequence ATGGAGAATAAAAACAAACGGTTTGAATCAACGATGAGTTTACGAAAAATACTTGTATTTCTAGTTATACTTGCAATAGCACTTCCTGTAACCGGTACGGCTTCTGCAGACGCTCCACCTTCACTTGTTATGACTACTACAACCTCCAACATAACGCTGCCCAGCAGCGGTACCGTGACGCTCTCTGCGAATGTGACTTTTACTGGGGGGACCGCCCCTACAGGCTGGATTGAGACCACACTGACTACACCCAGCGGCTTATTAACTGCTCCCCTTTATGTCTCTGGAAATAAGTCAATTACTGTGTCAACCACTCTCCCCACCACTGGACGGATAGCCGGCACGTATATCTGGACTGCAAGCTTTACTGATGATGTTATTTCGGACAATAATACTTCCAGTAATCAAGTCCAAACTATCGTGAACGCGGCACCTACTACCCTTGCAACCGGCACCGCCACCACTACCTCCGCCACGATCGGATCGTTCGACACGTTGCTCAGGTCTTCCGTGGACCTAACCGGAGGGTATTATCCGACCGGTACCATTACATTCAGTCTGTCAGCTCCCGGCGGAGCCACTGTTGATACTGAGACAGTCACTGTTAATGGAAATGGAACTTATACGACTCCAACAGGATTCACCCTTACCCCCTCAGAGGCGGTAACCGGCACGTATACCTGGAATGTAACCTACTCTGGCGATTCTAACAATATCGCTTCCACCTCTTCCAGCGACTGTTCTGTAACGGTAACTCCCCAACAGGCAGACCTCAGCATCACCAATACGGTGAGTAACGCAACACCAAATGTTGGAGACACAATAGCGTTCACCATTACTGCTACAAATAATGGGCCTGACAGTGCAACAGGTGTCGTTGTAACCGATTTGCTGCCTGCCGGTCTGACATTCGTAGCTGCAACGCCAAGTCAAGGAACCTACTCATCAATAATAGGAACTTGGTCTATCGGAGCTGTCTCGGTAGCTTCTCCTGTATCTCTCATGCTCCAAGCCAGAGTTGTCTCGCTGGATGCGCAAACAAACACAGCGACAATATCGCACGCTGATCAGACCGACCCAGACACAACCAACAATTCGGCATCGGTAACGGTAACTTCCACAGCCCCAACCTATACGGTCACCTTTGACTCCCAGGGCGGAAGTCCAGTATCCAATATTAGCGGCGTTACCTCAGGCTCCACAATAATCGCACCAGCTGCACCTACATTATCAGGCTATACATTTATTGGCTGGTATAAGGAAGCCTCCTATACGAACGCATGGACATACAACGTAGATACCGTAACCGATAACCTCACCCTATTTGCTAAGTGGAAGTACAATGGAGGCGGTGGAGGCGGTGGAGGTGGTAGCAGTAGCGGCAGTAGCAGTAGCGGCAGTAACGGCAGTAGCAGTAGCAGTAGCAGCAATCCCCCTATCACGTCGACTTACTATGCAGATATATCTGGAACCGGCCTATCAGGCACTACCCTTCCTATTATTACAAATACGGAGGCAGGAAGTGCGGCAGTAGACCTGAGAGCCCTTGGGGAAAGTATGCCCATTGAAGAGGAAACGATCATTATCACGATACCTTCCATCCCTGGTGTGAATGCTTTTACCCTGGGGATTCCCGTTGATTACCTGTCCGCGCCAGATAGGAAAAGGGTTTTAGTCTTAAATACCAATACAGGCAGTATAACTCTTCCTGCGGGTATGTTGGCAAATATCAGGGGATTAGAAGGACAGAAAGCAGAAATCACCATCAGCCAGGGTGATAAATCAGGTATGCCTGACAGCGTAAAGACAGCCATAGGCGAAAGGCCGCTGATTCAACTGACAGTGAGTATAGGTGGAAAGCAGATCGAGTGGAATAATCCCAATGCACCGGTCATGATATCCATCCCCTATACACCGAAAGCGGACGAACTTGCATACCCTGAAAGCATTGTTATCTGGTACATCGATGGTGACGGCAAAGCGGTCTCCATACCAAACGGACGATATAACCCGGTCACAGAAAGCGTGAGTTTTGCCGCCACCCATTTCAGCAACTACGCCGTAAGCTACAATCTAGTTAGCTTTAAGGATGTGGCAGCAGGCACGTGGTATGGCAAAGCGGTATCCTTTATAGCTGCAAGAGAGATTACCACTGGTACAAGCGACGGGAATTACAACCCGGATACCAACCTGAACCGTGGAGAATTCCTTGTCATGCTGATGAAGTCATATGGCATAGCAGCGGATACTAATCCGAAGGATAACTTCTCTGATGCAGGCAGCACCTACTATACCGGCTATCTTGCAGCGGCAAAACGGCTCGGCATATCCTCAGGCGCGGGTAACAATAGCTTCACACCTGAAAAGGATATCACACGCCAGGAAATGTTCACCCTGCTCTATAATGCCTTGAAGGTTATCGGAAAACTTCCACAAGGTAATACCGATAAGACGCTCTCTGATTTCACCGACGCCAGTCTGATCGATTCCTGGGCGCAAGAAGCCATGACTTTGCTGGTCGAAACAGGAAGCATCGGCGGCAGCGCCGGAAAGCTCACCCCCACAGGCACGACTACAAGGGCGGAAATGGCGCAGGTGCTCTATAATCTGTTAGCGAAATAG